A genomic window from Brassica oleracea var. oleracea cultivar TO1000 chromosome C8, BOL, whole genome shotgun sequence includes:
- the LOC106309596 gene encoding ATP synthase subunit d, mitochondrial-like, with product MSGAGKKVADVAFKASRTIDWEGMAKVLVTDEARREFSNLRRAFDEVNTQLQTKFSQEPEPIDWDFYRKGIGSGIVDMYKEAYDSVEIPKFVDTVTPEYKPKFDALLVELKEAEQKSLKESERLEKEIVDVQEISKKLSTMTADEYFEKHPELKKKFDDEIRNDYWGY from the exons ATGAGCGGAGCCGGTAAGAAAGTAGCGGATGTGGCGTTCAAAGCTTCAAGGACGATTGATTGGGAAGGGATGGCGAAGGTCCTTGTGACCGATGAGGCTCGAAGAGAGTTCTCTAACCTCCGTCGTGCTTTCGATGAGGTTAACACTCAGCTCCAAACCAAGTTCAGCCAG GAGCCTGAACCTATTGATTGGGATTTCTACAGAAAGGGTATTGGGTCTGGCATTGTTGACATGTACAAGGAAGCTTATGACA GCGTTGAGATTCCAAAGTTCGTGGACACTGTTACTCCTGAATACAAGCCAAAGTTCGATGCTTTG TTGGTGGAACTGAAAGAAGCAGAACAGAAATCGCTCAAGGAGTCTGAACGGCTGGAGAAAGAAATTGTTGATGTCCAGGAGATAAGC AAAAAGCTCAGCACCATGACTGCAGATGAGTACTTTGAGAAGCACCCAGAACTCAAAAAGAAGTTTGATGATGAAATCCGTAACGACTACTGGGGATACTGA